taatacgTGAAAccgtccctggcagagacctcttgaccactcactcTCCTcaagggcactgggcaccctcaagAGAGggatgaatccagccctcattccctcatacattacccaaaagagctgatgccccttagcccatggaaaatccaagcacagcaacagggccttttcaggtgcaattccctgagtgcattcttggctcctgcttgggaagaagagcccaaccttcaggcacagtactaaggagatccccttttattacagtggtgctacttgggaggccagctctgacacagtgatcagcagatttacagaagacctctgggtcagacagcagggtttgtgcctctggagaggtgggatgaattcaaacatttgtgcacagacatggctatcacagacagaactccgaaagcacaagagttgcctgagataaactggaaatcacttgtgaggagagatgggcagctcattgctgctgaaatagtaagagctgaaacagtttcttcaatgagtccttgacctccttgttcctcatgctgtagatgagagggttcactgttagaGGTACCAAGGAGTACAgcacagccaccaccagatccagagctggggaggagatggaagggggcttcaggtaggcaaaaaatgtggtgctgatgaacagggagaccacggccaggtgagggaggcatgtggaaaaggctttgtgccagctctgctcagaggACATCCTGAGAAcagcagtaaagatctgcacgtaggacagcacaatgaaaatgaaacaccccaaagttaaagaggcactaaccacaatgagcccaacttccctgaggtaggagtctgagcaggagagcttgaggatctgggggatttcacagaagaactggtccactctgttgccttggcagagtggtatggaaaatgtattagcagtgtgcaggagagcatggagaaaaccactggcccaggcagcagctgccattttgacacaagctgtgctgtccatgatggtcccgtagtgcaggggtttgcagatggcaacgtagcggtcataggccatgacagtgagaagaaaatactctgccaacataaagaagaccaagaaaaagacctgggcagcccaTTCCGAGTaagaaatggccctggtgtccctcagggaataggccatggatttggggacagtggtggagatggtgccaaggtcaaggagagaaaggttgaggaggaagaagtacatgggggtaccaaaccaaaaaatggtcctgccaaaggacttctgggatgatacagccgggaaaggcagtagagggttgacggggtgctacaagtcccatggacaaaagggtttcctttttccccttctccagagattgaaatcctcagctctccagagagaagaagctacGACATGaattttgccactaacatggaggcagagaagctgctgagtcccttacagacagaggctgctccaaaggccaccacgccaatggcaccacacccccaggcatgcctgccttgttgctggacaccctccagccccaggcaggaggtctgtggggaacaaagtggggtctgcagcctgcaggcctggccacccagcaggtgtggtgggatcctgctcctctagatgacactgggctctcctgcatttccccagtgtgaagcctgcgtcccctccagctgggaatacagcctggcagggagggccaacgtgggaaacacaatctctgttccacggtgtgaagagagaggggaggtcagagggggatctgctcatgccctgggctagtgattccctccctgcacccagtacagctctgctgatgccctggaacctgtgagtccaggggaggggactctgatctgctctggctctaaagatttctcagcccttcagaccctggatgcaaagcaccgctctggggacacctcagcagtcaaagggcctgaatgcctggtgtgttcctgagaacttttctgcagtctcctggcactggtttgactcctgttgcccatggagcagagactcctttggaggatgaactcactcactgtgtcactctgaggacaggcttcaccaggcagtacaaatgccagcaaggcctcaaccccacaacagtgtcccctgccccagactccactttccagccccttccccctagaggatttgggttgggagggagcaccagagatctccaggaccacgatctgctctgagctggactaacttgacagttagatcagggtGGTAGGTGCTtactccaggagagtttttatagATCTCCcgtcccctgctccagtgctgctcaactgccatggtcatttctttatttctccttcagctcatttgaaatttcctgtactgcatgttctccttgttgtctcttgtcctttcctccccttggccccagacagaccatcccagcaactttgactgaggacaatcacagcctcacctccaagcacagccttgctgggatctcctgggaccatgcaggcgagctgtggtggccagctgcaagcagagctatgtgctgcagatccctatgtggtcttagacgagaatgtgcccttgtggccaagaaggccaatggtatcctgggctgcatcagaaagagtgttgccagcaggtcgagggaagtgattctccccctctactcagccctggtgaggccccatctggagtactgcgtccagttctgggctccccagtacaagagggatgtggcactactggagcaagtccagcgaagggccacaaagatgattaggggactggagcatctctcttatgaggaaaggctgagagagcttggcctgtttagcttggagaagagaaggctgagaggagatcttatcaatgtgtataagtatctgaagggagggtgtcgagaggatggggccagactcttttcagtggtgccgagcgacaggacgcgaggcaatgggcacaaactgaaacacagacacttccatcttaacatgaggaaaaactttttcactgtgagggtgacagagcactggaacaggttgccccgagaggtggtggagtctccttctctggagatattcaaaacgtgcctggatgcaatcctgtgcaatgtgctctaggtgaccctgtttgagcaggggggttggactagatgatctccagaggtcccttccaacctcagtgattctgtgattctgtgattctgtgaatgtatggagacataacatgacccagggcagagcctgtgggctgatgccAGGACAGAGAcaggatcagcaggcatgagaagagcagacctccagcagctcctctccacacctgggcaggtaGTGATGCACCTagcggtgctcctgagacagtgacacaggacgggcggcactgtgagctgcagtgctgggcactgaccatctgtgctgggtctgggagtcctggcaggtggtgctggtgcctgcagccctagagaaaaccctgatccagctagcagcagtgagtccccttcaTGACTGTCAGGAGTTTCTGGAgtatcgtggctcccatctgcacctcagccctccactgtctcagccctgctaacctccatttggccccacagccccactgtgcaggccccctcaggacagggtgcattctggggtggggaaacatccccccagcatggtccccatgacagcccttgctgccccaTCCCCCTCGGCccttctgcctggcagcctcccaccagtccccagcccctgcccagccctgatcctgtccccccagggttatcagaatgcctgctctggggtctgctgggatctgagccaaaagggagaggccaggcagggctgggcattccccccatacagctgctgagcccagcaggcagatggagctggtcacactcAGAGATGACCCCTCTCCAGGaccgtggggaatggccagtgatggaaatggctggtgtGAGGGTCTGGGtatgtgaggagtttcctgggacagcttctcctctctgttcatgcagtgacaagctgggctggatttttgcactgaggcaccctgcttgagggcccccatgggaggaggatggtctacaggcccagtagacagccccaggacctcttctgcatgctccctgccagccctgcagaggacccagcagagggctcatcctcccagggctcacagctggacatccagtcctccagttgggcatggagccttgtctgggggtgacttttggggtgaagACCACcgtgcagggtgggggagattatCTGAAAAACGTGCTGGGGACACAGCGTAAGGGACAGCAGCACACTGATATGGCTCCcgggtcctgcttccttcaacacaagctgcCACAAGAGGTCCCAgtcttctttttggtgcctcccttcaggagggacaatggcactaggagctgggagagtggggagcattaatccttcttcagctacttcccaggccatgtggagagctaggacagcaaggacttctggctctgcaccatgagctcactttagtgtacccacactctgaacatcatTGTCTTGGATTTaaagttggcatttctctctccaagacaatttcaaggccagatccacttccttctcatctctcccagtccatcctctgatctcgctggccatttctgcacCACCTTCCCTGTTCTTCTGCGGTGCCCTGAGCTCGCAGTGCTACTGttcagagcgagcaggctgtggggctacagggccacagggtgactctgcactggcagtgctggtcagggtgggaggcagatccaaccaaatggggatcacggcctttAATCCCTCccggggactgcagatgtggcaggtgtttggagggactatggagcatttccaaagctactagctgTGCCCATGtgtgcctctagatcctgcccctggtatttcacagagggttacACAGAGGGCTCTCtagtctcccttccctgtgccagctgggtccccactgcctctccggacattgcagagtcctcttttgcctgtgGATATcggggtttagtgctttacctttaagtgactccaccttggaggatttctcactttgtgggggctctactcactgcccacgccaggcacacgctgtcccaggagatgccctgtactctccttgcacctccagattcccctccagaaggatagacatctgacactgggccatAACATGTTGGGCAGCTGTctgtatgtaaatccatgaccattcatcccctccactatcactggacactgatgggtgagtcctaaatccaagCCTTGCTCTCTAAGAAATCATAACGGATTATGAGTTTTTTGCTCGTGAaaccatggagaaccctgtgcaacaggtTGTTCTGGAGTGCagttccttggggctattcttgccAACAGCTTTGGAGGAAGTGCAGCCTTCAgcaactgcaccaggaagaacgtactttattacagagatactgtgagggagccagctctgacccactgttggacacaactttatatgggcaccaggtgagacagagcagtctcagtaaaggcaGAATGAACCCAAcaatttgtgcagcaacatgataacaaatactactaataatagtaataatagcaataataaaaataaagtgaacaacgctcagtcctggtacaggacacagtgggagtcatttgtggagagcaatggcaatgtcaccagtgctgaaaaatgtccatgaaatcactttcctcagggcatctttgagctccttgttcctcatgctgtagatgagagggttcactgctggaggcaccaccgagtacagaacagccaccaccagatccagagctggggaggagatggaggcaggcCTCAGGTAGGCAAaggtgccagtgctgacaaagagggagaccacagccaggtgagggaggcacatggaaaaggctttgtgtcgtccctgctcagaggggatcctcagcacagcagtgaagatctgcacataggacagcacaatgaaaatgaaacaccccaaacagagacagacagtaaccacaagaagcccaacttccctgaggtaggcgtctgagcaggagagcttgaggatctgggggatttcacagaagaactggtccactgtgttgccttggcagagtggtatggaaaatgtgttagcagtgtgaaagagagaattgagaaaagcactggcccaggcagctgctgccattttgacacaagctctgctgcccatgagggtcccatagtgcaggggtttgcagatggcaacatagcggtcataggccatgactgtgaggagagagtaTTCTCCTCCTAATAAGAAGACAAACTCAAAGACTTGAGCAgcgcatcctgagtaggaaatggccctggtgtccctcagagaattggccatagatttgggaacagtgatggagatgaagccaaggtcgaggagggagaggttgaggaggaagaagtacatgggggtgtgaaggcggtggtcgcaggctacagctgcgaCGAGGagtccgttgcccaggagggcagccaggtagatgcccaggaagagtgagaagtgccagagctgcagctcccgcgtgtctgtgaatgccaagaggaggaactctttgagggAACTgttgttggacattttgctccgtctgggctttggggactgtccaaaggagaaaatacattgagaagttagttcaagcaaaaaaaccccaaatgttgcagttctcatacaaccccccacattgcctctctcttttctgagaggatctttgtgcagctcccgtgcttcagctccgctttgcactggctgagtgtgctgtgaggagcagggacctctgcccatgggctccacaggagtcaattgtgctgtaaagcagtgggcacaggggaatgggggtgaccagctctgacattcacacctTTGGTCAGGTGAAAGCCACATATTGCATAGAAGAGCTTTTCAGCACTGTcagtcccaattctaaagaatgaggtttgaggaagagagtttcagggattttttattttctttcagatgtccttgtcacccctggggagtgttcctcaaaggtagaaatcattggcatttccactctgagtcctgagaaaaacggattcactgtcatttggtgcagagtgaggacagctagtctgtctattagtctcattcccagctgccttctgcTTGCAACTcattgagctggaggatgatcacactcatatgttgccctagaaagaaaccagaccctgctgacagcagacgagtccagtttcaaagtgcacagctccaaaattctcaccctttctccgggcacctgagggagctctccacactccccttctagccaagcacacacagggctcttttcagatgcccacatacagcctcccaccaccagccccatactctcagcatctctgcaccttcctcatgggcctctcagatagcacagaggtgctatgagacagcagtgcctttctagagggcagcacgcagtctggcaggacactataaggaaatgatcaaaggaatgttaggactggagatgggctctccctaagggagagtcagctcatttcccagcctcaCAGActacatttcctggagctccacaggcaAGAAGGAGGCTgggacaacctcattcccatgcagaaccctctgctgcacaactggtagcatcagtgtctgaactgcagctgatacTTCCCACTccagagagcccgagagcaagaacaggagcagcatggacaggagggaaaacaaggagcagcaccatgatccttctgccaagggaggcaagaagagagagatagacaggaactcaggaaagccttcaccttaccagctatgcatgctgcctcacaggcagtgacatcgcagggcagttactctcagtccctttgtcgggcacctctcctctgccggagggctggctgcagagaaggcagctcatgccctggaccccatggctgtcagggcagaggttctgctgcatgggagaggagacacagggagcttgctcagaggaaggtgtctccatcagagggactgaccatgacttgcccaaatccatcctcccatgatgattctgttggcacttccctcttattccctgcccatctctactgcctggggctgttcctgctgcctgcagctttctctctcccaacatcttttccctgtccgtactcacagaccctgtcccaccctctctgtgcacagttctgacctacagaaacctcccagatcagggcactgtccagggcatctctgtgctcacaggtcctaagcagcaggtcacataagccctgataagtccataaaggtgctgctggtgctgctgtaggtggaggtggggttgaaagggtttgctgagctttctcacagacctcctgatctctgagagggaaggtcagtgagtcccagttccttgccaaaccacaaaactctttccttttttctccctgccaacattaggaaactgaaagccctggaaggaaagctccttccctttcaagtggccttttttgcaccttcctctgcggtgcagggacactgctctgaatcacagccctgcgcagacctgggtgcatataccagcttcacagccctgcagctgtccttgggagaaagaagcagcatgccctgtccctgtgacgctgtggcggggaatgcctgctctgaagcatctcctcctcctctgcaaaggagagcaatccttcaaaaacctatcagtcatgggatagaataggtgtagaagacccctccaggaacctcagtagcattgccctgcagccagagacttaccacgtcaagggctgtgaagatttcccccacaagcagctctcctcccactccacactgccttgcacttctctctgccttctctcatctcatgtcagcagcagcaggcagtgcccagagccctgctgctctttgcagaggagctgctcctgcacacagctgtctctgggcagtgctgcccagttgccatgagcttcctccatccccagagactggcctcactcagtagcagaggcccagctgagctcatgaatttctctgtcccttgtgttccctcctcctgggaaatgttcactgcaacaaactaaaataatcactgatggtccctttagaaacaatgcagagagaccagttacagcattgtctcttgtttcatcagagcatggtttcatcagaggatggttgtctatgaCAGGTGGAAACATcacaccctggaaatccatattcccatgtcttaactaggcaggacacctagaagcggacaagaagggaggtcattcacccatggttcaggttttgattctgatgagtcagtctggacattgcatgcccatttagaagtccctgggatgccgtgggatgcagatccctcctgtgaactccacaaaaaacacacaggaggtgggattccccttgcaaaaaaatgaagtgggcacaacagaggtgtctgcatgggagctccttgtctaagctcccattataatcactgcagatggagggtgggagtcagttgctcaacacacaagcacctggtgacattggaagagacagaggtggaccaaggcatgtgccagagtcttcttgctctgatggagcagctatgacaccctcATTCTTCTAGACCATGAGTTGGGggtcaggtggagaattcccttggccatctgaaatgactctagatgcctcctactactagagctccactcactataaagctgagacataggaagatcccaatgttgcaaacagctaatgcaattcagtgcagacacttgatttaatgacatagaaataggcctgcagggccatgtcagatgcctggggtgtccagcacatccacacgtctctagtagttccagcatgggacctacaggaagccatgcctttttggagtgcttgctgggcaagtgccccagggcatcttgggtttcctgtgtgtgcccaaacaaatgaatcccactgctgcctttaggcacagtctgcactgtctacatccaagcatgctgcacaaatgggaggcacatcacaccaagggctccactctagtctctgcactttcaaacccttctagctctcctcttgcTGAACCCCTTCTCagcccccaggatgatatgaatagGGGCTGTGCTGATGAtatcctcagggtggctggatcacggaaccagggacttcttcagtggcactttctccttcttggagtttggttcacctctgtcacaggccccaaggtgctgcagagtcaggtcAGGCAgcaaaacccctctcctgccattcctgtatggcccagctctgttcctccatggctttgggcactgcagggtttgctgtcttagtgggaacctcctttcaccattacattgccacctgctatctatgccagcatgtcaccacttgcaatcaaagcctttgcatacatgaggtccctgctaaaatgtttccttgtgacaaatcttcagtcagcaccacagctgatgctctgccacccaaatgtatgcaagtatatgcaacctggggtgcagccaggagcagatggagatgcacaagctgtcagaagactgccacatggttggaataactgagatgtggtgggatcactcacatgactgcagtccttcaaaggcagggtgcaagttcttcaggagagaccaacgggggagatgaggagggagatACCCTATGTATGAAGGgctagcttggatgtatggagctcttccattggatggacaaagggaagctgctctgaagggcagaggagctcaggaaagccagcaggtcattaagcacccatcaagcacaagaatgctccctatgaacagtttgcAAAATTAGCAGCCATCTCTGGAccgcagcttggctaaacagggagatcccacgtgagctccagggcaataaggcagcatacggaaaggggtagaaggccaaggctgcaaaggaggaatttagagatattgtccagcaaagtagggatggttgttaaggaaggcaaagctgctctgtgatagagacacttgtggggatgtgaaggacaggaaaatgagctgctgctgctgctttagtgacagtaaaagaataaacaaggaaatgtggtctcactgctgactGGGACAGAGAGTCTAGTAAAAGCGGATGTAGAttatctggggaagtcaagtccttcccagcttcagtcttcaccagcaaggtctcctcagctgttgtgcctagagtcaggattcccaaggagaaaaccaacccacagtgcctaagtcttgagtgaggaatgatttgcaagaactcaacccagagaagtctatgggattggatggctggcatgcatggacattgag
The DNA window shown above is from Apteryx mantelli isolate bAptMan1 chromosome 11, bAptMan1.hap1, whole genome shotgun sequence and carries:
- the LOC136993149 gene encoding olfactory receptor 14J1-like; translated protein: MSNNSSLKEFLLLAFTDTRELQLWHFSLFLGIYLAALLGNGLLVAAVACDHRLHTPMYFFLLNLSLLDLGFISITVPKSMANSLRDTRAISYSGCAAQVFEFVFLLGGEYSLLTVMAYDRYVAICKPLHYGTLMGSRACVKMAAAAWASAFLNSLFHTANTFSIPLCQGNTVDQFFCEIPQILKLSCSDAYLREVGLLVVTVCLCLGCFIFIVLSYVQIFTAVLRIPSEQGRHKAFSMCLPHLAVVSLFVSTGTFAYLRPASISSPALDLVVAVLYSVVPPAVNPLIYSMRNKELKDALRKVI